The Halomonas sp. KG2 genome segment TCTATCTGGTGAAGTTTGAAAAAAGGAGAGGAAGTAATGAGTAGCGCGTTGTGGTTAGCGGTGATGATATCCGCGATAGGTACTCTGCTGATGCGTGTGGTGCCTTTTCTATGGATGCAGCGCCGTATAAACAGTGAGACAGGCATTAACAATATGCCTCAGTGGCTAAGTATTCTCGGCCCGCTGATGATCGCCGCTGTGCTCGGTGTTTCTATCGTGCCAGTGAGCCCGAGTGCCGTTTCATGGATTGCCACTGCTATCGGTCTTGCCGTCACATTGTGGGTATGGTCGCGGCTCCGCTCTTTGGGCTGGCCGGTCGCTGCTGGGGTGGCAGTATTTGGCATCGTAGAGGTGGGGGTAGCGCTAATATAACGCTACCCCACCTTACTAAAACGCTTTTGGAAACACTAATTGCGGTAAATACAGAAAGACGCTTGGCAGTAGTATCATGGCGATAATTATCGACATAATGAGCACTATTAGCGGTATTACTGCCATAAAAGCACGCGGCATGGAAACTTCGCCAATCTGTGTTGCGATAAGCAGACAAATACCATAGGGAGGCGTAATCAACCCTAGGGTGAGCGATAAAATCACTACCAGCGCCATATGGACCTGGTTGATATCAGCCGCGATACACAGTCCCTGAATAATGGGGAGGAAGATAATAACTGCCGTCACCGGGCTGAGAACGGTTCCAATCACTAACATGAACAGCATCACCAACAGCATGATGCCCACCCGCGATTGCGTTACGGTGAGGATAAAGTTAGCGACCTCCTGAGCGATCCCCAAGTACGAAATCAGCCACCCCATAATGCCTGCGGAAGCAACAGCAAACATCGGTAACGAAAAGGCTACAACCGAATCTGACAAAATGCCGGGAAGCTGCCTAAAACGTATCGCTCGATAAAAAACAAAGGCCAACAACACGCCTACTAAGACCGCTACCGAAGCCGCTTCCGTAGCAGTGAATACGCCTAGGGTGATGCCACCTAGCACCACTAGCGGCAGCACCATAGGTGGAGCAGCGGTGATCGCTGTACGCCCCATTTGGCGGAAAGAGAACTTACCCGTTGCTTTAATATCGTGCTTTCTCGCGATGTAATACACATATCCCATCTGCATCAAACCGACGAGTATCCCTGGCAGAATGCCCCCCATAAACAGAGCACCCACTGATACATTGCCAAAGGCACCGTAAATTACCATGAGAATCGAGGGTGGAATGATCCCTCCCAGCACAGACGATGCTGCCGTCAATGCCACAGCAAACGGCGCGGGATAGCCCGACTTCTTCATCGCAGGAATGAGCACCGCCCCCACGCTGGCAGTATCTGCAGCTGCAGACCCCGAAAGGCTGGCGAACATCATGGATACCATGACATTGATGTGGCCCAGACCGCCGCGAACATGCCCAACGGTGCTATCCGCAAAGCGCAGCAGGCGGTCGGTGATGCCCCCGTCGTTCATCAGGCGCCCTAACAATAGGAAGAAAGGCACGGCCAGTAACGGGAATGAGTTAATGCTGGCAAACATCTGATTAACGACCGAGGTTAAAGGCAGCCCCAATTGCATGATCGTCAATATGGAAGCCAAACCAATAGCAAAAGCGATAGGGACACTTAGGCCGATAAGAATCAGAAAACTGCCAATCAAGGTAATCAATGGACTCATGATTCGGGGGCCTCTCCACCACTGGCCGCATCTCTACCAGCACGCAGCTTAGCGATATCATCGCGAATAGTCTCAATAGAAAATAGCAACATGGAGATACCTGCTACGGGGATCGCGGCGAACACATAGGCCATGGGCGTACCTAAGGCTACCGAGCGTCGGTTCCAGCCCATATCCACCAGTACATTACCGTGCACAATCAGTACATAGATCACGGGCAGACAGGCGAGGCTACCGAATAAGCGTAATACGCGCTGAGTAATAACAAAGCTTGGAGGGAACACGTCCACCACATAGTGCCTACGCTTACGCAGTGCAATGGCCGCGCCAATAAAGACCGCCCAAATGAAACAAGCCATAGCAACTTCATCGGTCCACGATACTGATATTTTCAGGTAGTTACGTGCCACCACCTGATAGAGCACCGTTAGGATAAAGGCTGCAAACAGCGAGCCCGCGATAAATGTCAGGAGTTTCTCCAACAGATCGTTTATTTTCCGCATTTTTCTGCCCTTACATTGGCGCACTGCTTTCAGATGAGACACAAAGCAGCACGCCAAAGCGCTGATGGATCGCGGTTTACAGGTTGCGAATCGTGTCAAGCAGCTCAGTCAAACCACGTTCCTCAGCAAACTCGTCATGCAGAGGAACGACCGCATCAATGAAGGCCTGCTTGTCGACTTCAGTCACCGTTACACCTAGCTCCTCGAATTCCTGAATAAACTCCGCATCGTACTCCACTCCTTTTTCAGTGCCGAACTCACCCGCATTCTGGGCCGCATTGAGAATGATGGCCTGATCCTCTTCCGAGAAGCGGTTAAAGCGGTTCTCACTGATGGAAATATGGCTCATCATCACCTGGTGTTCGGTTTTGGCATGATAAGGAGCTACTTCATAAAGGCGGCTTGAGTAATAACCACTGATGGTGCTCTCGAAGGCCCCCACTACGCCGGTTTGCAGGCCAGTGTAGATTTCTGTCCATGGTAGCGATGTCGTCAACGCACCGACTGATTGCCACATATCAGCATCCAGGCGGGAACCAGTCACACGCATCTTGATACCTTGCAGATCAGAGGGCTGGGTGACAGGTCCGGTATTGGTACTTAAATTGCGCGTTCCCCCTCCTGTCAGACTCAACAACTTCAAGCCTACGCCTGACTCCTGCATAGCGTTGGCGAAGTAGTCAAACACGGGCGAGTCTGGAGAGGTGGCAGCCCGGAATTTATCCATATCTTCAAACAGATAATTAAGACTGAAAATTTCAAATTCAGGGGTATACGGCGAAATATTCATCACACCGCCAATGATCATATCGGTAGTACCGATACGAATCTCATCGACCATTGTCTGGTCATTACCTAATTGGCCACCTGGGAAAATCTGTACATCGATACGCCCATCGGTCGCTTCTGCTACTTCGGCTTTAAACGCTTCAGCAGCATCAATCCATGGGTGAGGAGCACTTACTACCGTGCCCAAGCGCAAGGTTTCTGCCATAGCAGGGGAAATAAAAAGCATGGAAGTTGCGGCTGCCAGGGCCAAGCGCGAAAACGTACGTTTTGTCATGGGGACGTTCCTCTTATATGTTTACTAGCGGTCTATGGGTGCTAACTGTCTATAGGTACTAACTGCCGATAGTGACTAGCTGCCGATAGATACTCGCCAGGGATGTGCCAACGTTTTAAAAAGCGGGTGCTTGCTTAAGCTATGCTCCCGATACAGGTTCACCAAGGGTGTGCATAAGCCGGTTTGCCCAGCCAAACAGAGTGGTTGAGAGGGTAAGATCCAAAATTTCCTGATCATCCAGCCCTGCTTCACGTAGGCTGGCAATATCATCTTCGGTTACTTGGGGAGGACACTCAGAGAGCCGCATGCCAAACTTAAGGATGGCACGCTGACGAGCATCGATATCCGCCTTTTCGCCATTGAAGAAGATCTCCTGCATCACCCGCTCATCACGCGTCAGGTTGTTATAACGCTGAGCATGCACAGCCGCGCAGTAGATACAGCGGTTGACGACCGATGCTGCCACCGCTCCCAGTTCCCGCTCTTCACGGGATAGACCACCCTTGTCATACATGATGCCGTTAAATAGAGACGTGCGAATACGCAGCGGCTCAGGATCATGCGCCAACACCAATACATAGTCGGAAATTTTGGTGTTGGAAGGCGTCTCTTTCAGCGCTTCCCGTTGAGCAGGTGTCGCCTGATCAAAATCAATCGGCGTGATATGGGGACGCCACGTGGGTACCCGGGTAGTGAACTTGTGAATGACACGACTCATTGGTTTTTCCCCATCACACTCAGCACAGCAGCAACGCGCAGCTGGTAGTTAACGAAAGCAACCAGCCCGGCTAAGCGGACAATATCTGCTTCATCAATGCCTGCGGCACGTAGCGAACCGATTGTTGCTTCGCTGGCATCCCGTGGTCGTTCGGTGACCAAATCAACGTAATCCACCATCGCAACCAAACGCTGGTTATCCGCCGGTGGCATTTGCCCTGGAAGAGCCAGTTGGTAAGGGTCGGCATCATCGCCATACCCGGCAAGCAAATCAGCATAGTGCTGTGTCAGCCCTGCTTGCTGGCAAATTCTCGCCATACGACATGCCAGCGCCGCTCTTAAGCTGGCGGGCAGGTTCCCGGCATCACTGGGTAGCAGCGCTGCTTCATAGGATGCTTGTGTCAGCTCCATCAACTTGCCGCGCATGGTCAGGGCTTCGGCCAGCGGGCCGCTGCTGGGCACGCCAGCGGCTGTTTCCAGTACATGTGACATTTTGGTTCCTTAACATTGCAATACAAAGACGATGTTAGCGCTACGCATTCAAGACAATGGGGAAGGCTCCCACTCATCCCCCAGTAGTTCCGGAGAGTCGTAGTGTTCGAGTAGCTGCCAGTGGCGTTCAATGTCTTCTCGATAAAAGCCTGCGGCAATTGCACCTGCCAACCAGCTGGCTCCTTCGCTGATCCCAGGAATGTCACCGCTGACTTTGCCTAAGCTAATAGAGGCGCCATAGTTAAAGCAGTGGATATTACGCAGCCAGGGGGCCGCTCCTGGCTCTCGTTCTTGGAAGGCAAAGTCGCGATCCACGTAAGGAAAATTGCCCAGCTCCTCATGCTGAAGCTCGGCGGGTGGCTGATATCGATCACGCCACAGCAGGATACGATCGGCATACCCTGCCAGCTCGGTACGGGCCAGTGGGTCAACTTCAAACCCAGTTCCCAGAATCAGAAAGTCGCAGCGAACCTGTTTGCCCTGCTGGGTCGTGATCACCACTTCCGACCCTTCAACTCGAATATTTTCAATGCCACAACCAAAGTGAAAATAAGCATTCTCATGGCGGCTGACGCGCAACGTCGAGCCACGAGGAGGCGGCGTCTGAGTGATAAAAGAGTAATGCATAATGCGCCAGCGCCACTCATCCGGCAGTGTTGCGTAGCCATGAGTAAAGCCATAGGAGCCAATACCCATCATTTTGTTGATTGTCGGCATCTGCTGACGGCGAATCAGGAAGCGAACCTCGCTGGCGCCATGCTCCAGCGCCTCAGCAGCATTATCAATCGCCGAGGCGCCTACCCCCACCACGACCACACGCTTCCCTTTAAGGGCAGTAAAGTCGATATCGTCCGCCGTGTGTGCCCAGCTAGATTCCGGCAAACCAGCAACGAAATCGGGAATCTTGGGGGCACCGGTACCTTCACGGCCAGTCGCCATAATCAGTTTACGTGTTAGAACACGTTCAGCCGTCGCGCCTGGGCCAGAAAGCTCAAGACTGAGTAGCTCTCCCTCGGGCTTAACATGCTCAACCTTGACACTATTTTCGACCGGCAGGTTGAGAACTTCACGGTACCAGCAAAGGTATTCCATCCAGGTAGGTCGCGGAATCTTGTCAAGAATTTCCCAAGCCTCGGTGCCAAACTGCGCCTCATACCAAGCCCGGAAGGTCAGTGAGGCAAACCCATAGCTGGGTCCTGGTAATGTTTTCGGCGAACGCAGTGTCTCCATGCGGGCATAGTTCATCCAGGGCCCTTCTTTACCCGCCGGGTTGCGATCAAAAATACGGATATTGGAGATGCCTCCCGACAGTAGCGCGAAAGCCGCCACTAAACCGCACTGCCCCCCCCCCACAATCACGACATCGTAAACGTGCCGCCCATCCTCTCTCTCTAATGGGGGAACCCAATTAGCAGGTGGCAGGTTCAGACAGGCGAGGTCGTGCTTCACACGTGCATTCAAGGCTTCAAGGCCGGCACCGGCCAAAGAGGGAGTGAGGGTCATGGCATCATCTCGGCTTGTGTCTGCATGGCCTGTTCGGCTTCATGGGGCCACCAGAACCAACGAACGGGTACATCTTCAGCATGGCGATTAGCGGGTAAAGGCAAGGCTTTCGCCAGTTCAACCAATTCAAGCGCTCTGGCAAAGCAATCAAGTACTGTGGCCTCGTCAGCTGTTCCAACAGATGCATCCTTAGTGAAAAGCGTATCCAATAGGCATGGCGTTACTGACTCTTCGGATTGAGCTGACGCATCAGGGCGCTGGGCAACCCAAACACCACTATGTTCATCCACAGAGTAAAGTTTCATTAATACTGGGGCATAACGCGCAATAAACTCGACCGCTGATATTACATAGTTAGCCGACTCATTGCTAAAAAAGAAGTTAAATCCGAGTCTTACCCAACCTGGGCGATATATGCTTCTACCTTTTTGGACTAACGCTTCATGCGCTGCAGCCGTATCACTATCAATGGAAAGCAGTTCATGACCATAAGGGCCCGCGCAGGAACAGCCACCTCTAGCCTGAATACCGAATAGGTCATTCAGCATGGCAACCACGAGGTTATGGTGTATCGCCCTTTCTCCAGCAGTGACATTGAACGAGAAGATGGCCAGCCTGGGCGCATTAAGTGAGCCAAGCAGGTTTAGGTTGGCTATTTTTTGCCAGCGTGCCACCGCCATGGCCACCAACTCTTTCTCGCGCAGTTCAATGGTCTCAGTGCCAACTTTTGCTTTGATACGGAACGCCAACCCCGCGCGAATGTCGCCCAAAATATTAGGCGTACCCGCTTCCTCCCGACGCTCGACATTCTGAACATAGCGATGATGGGAGGCAGTTACATAGGATACCGTGCCGCCACCTGAAATAGATGGCTTCGCATTGCAGCACACCGCTTTGCGAATCACCAGCACGCCGGAACTTCCAGGTCCACCAACAAACTTATGAGGGGAAAGGAAGACGGCATCCAAATGATCGCCTTGGCCGCTGCCTGCCATATTGATCGCGACATAGGGCCCACTTGCCGCATAGTCGAACACAGCCAAGCCGCCATATTGGTGCGCTAACTTGGCTATCTGGGCCACGGGCGACAAAATCCCCGTTACATTCGAAGCAGCCGAAAACGCCACGACTTTAACTTCCCGCTCGGCATGTGCCTGCAATTGCTGTTCTAGTATTCCCAGATCAACAAGACCATGGCTATCCAGAGGAGTACGTACCAGATCAACATCGCACTCACGCCATACCAGGTCATTGGAGTGATGCTCATAGGGGCCAACGAAAACAACCGGTTTGGAGACCTTCGAAGTCACTTGCCCATGGGTCAACTCAAGAATGCGACAGCAACGATCTATCGCCGCGGTTGCACCAGCACCAGCAAAAATGACCGCATATTCGTCATCAGCACCTACAGACTCCGCCACAGCTTGGCGAGCAGCTTCCCGTAGCCGCGTGGTCATTTTACCGGTGTAAGAGGTTTCTGTATGCGTATTGGCATACAGAGGCAACACCTCCTCCTGCATTGCCCGCTCGACGATATCCAACGCCCTTCCCGATGCCGTGTAATCGGCATAGAGCAAGGGG includes the following:
- a CDS encoding AzlD domain-containing protein, with the protein product MSSALWLAVMISAIGTLLMRVVPFLWMQRRINSETGINNMPQWLSILGPLMIAAVLGVSIVPVSPSAVSWIATAIGLAVTLWVWSRLRSLGWPVAAGVAVFGIVEVGVALI
- a CDS encoding TRAP transporter large permease, whose translation is MSPLITLIGSFLILIGLSVPIAFAIGLASILTIMQLGLPLTSVVNQMFASINSFPLLAVPFFLLLGRLMNDGGITDRLLRFADSTVGHVRGGLGHINVMVSMMFASLSGSAAADTASVGAVLIPAMKKSGYPAPFAVALTAASSVLGGIIPPSILMVIYGAFGNVSVGALFMGGILPGILVGLMQMGYVYYIARKHDIKATGKFSFRQMGRTAITAAPPMVLPLVVLGGITLGVFTATEAASVAVLVGVLLAFVFYRAIRFRQLPGILSDSVVAFSLPMFAVASAGIMGWLISYLGIAQEVANFILTVTQSRVGIMLLVMLFMLVIGTVLSPVTAVIIFLPIIQGLCIAADINQVHMALVVILSLTLGLITPPYGICLLIATQIGEVSMPRAFMAVIPLIVLIMSIIIAMILLPSVFLYLPQLVFPKAF
- a CDS encoding TRAP transporter small permease, producing MRKINDLLEKLLTFIAGSLFAAFILTVLYQVVARNYLKISVSWTDEVAMACFIWAVFIGAAIALRKRRHYVVDVFPPSFVITQRVLRLFGSLACLPVIYVLIVHGNVLVDMGWNRRSVALGTPMAYVFAAIPVAGISMLLFSIETIRDDIAKLRAGRDAASGGEAPES
- a CDS encoding TRAP transporter substrate-binding protein, with amino-acid sequence MTKRTFSRLALAAATSMLFISPAMAETLRLGTVVSAPHPWIDAAEAFKAEVAEATDGRIDVQIFPGGQLGNDQTMVDEIRIGTTDMIIGGVMNISPYTPEFEIFSLNYLFEDMDKFRAATSPDSPVFDYFANAMQESGVGLKLLSLTGGGTRNLSTNTGPVTQPSDLQGIKMRVTGSRLDADMWQSVGALTTSLPWTEIYTGLQTGVVGAFESTISGYYSSRLYEVAPYHAKTEHQVMMSHISISENRFNRFSEEDQAIILNAAQNAGEFGTEKGVEYDAEFIQEFEELGVTVTEVDKQAFIDAVVPLHDEFAEERGLTELLDTIRNL
- a CDS encoding peroxidase-related enzyme (This protein belongs to a clade of uncharacterized proteins related to peroxidases such as the alkylhydroperoxidase AhpD.), translating into MSRVIHKFTTRVPTWRPHITPIDFDQATPAQREALKETPSNTKISDYVLVLAHDPEPLRIRTSLFNGIMYDKGGLSREERELGAVAASVVNRCIYCAAVHAQRYNNLTRDERVMQEIFFNGEKADIDARQRAILKFGMRLSECPPQVTEDDIASLREAGLDDQEILDLTLSTTLFGWANRLMHTLGEPVSGA
- a CDS encoding NAD(P)/FAD-dependent oxidoreductase, whose product is MTLTPSLAGAGLEALNARVKHDLACLNLPPANWVPPLEREDGRHVYDVVIVGGGQCGLVAAFALLSGGISNIRIFDRNPAGKEGPWMNYARMETLRSPKTLPGPSYGFASLTFRAWYEAQFGTEAWEILDKIPRPTWMEYLCWYREVLNLPVENSVKVEHVKPEGELLSLELSGPGATAERVLTRKLIMATGREGTGAPKIPDFVAGLPESSWAHTADDIDFTALKGKRVVVVGVGASAIDNAAEALEHGASEVRFLIRRQQMPTINKMMGIGSYGFTHGYATLPDEWRWRIMHYSFITQTPPPRGSTLRVSRHENAYFHFGCGIENIRVEGSEVVITTQQGKQVRCDFLILGTGFEVDPLARTELAGYADRILLWRDRYQPPAELQHEELGNFPYVDRDFAFQEREPGAAPWLRNIHCFNYGASISLGKVSGDIPGISEGASWLAGAIAAGFYREDIERHWQLLEHYDSPELLGDEWEPSPLS
- a CDS encoding aminotransferase class V-fold PLP-dependent enzyme, which codes for MSHRASQWNKSRKPPSSPSAISREWMERLQSGVIGEGRLIPGPFGDCPLLYADYTASGRALDIVERAMQEEVLPLYANTHTETSYTGKMTTRLREAARQAVAESVGADDEYAVIFAGAGATAAIDRCCRILELTHGQVTSKVSKPVVFVGPYEHHSNDLVWRECDVDLVRTPLDSHGLVDLGILEQQLQAHAEREVKVVAFSAASNVTGILSPVAQIAKLAHQYGGLAVFDYAASGPYVAINMAGSGQGDHLDAVFLSPHKFVGGPGSSGVLVIRKAVCCNAKPSISGGGTVSYVTASHHRYVQNVERREEAGTPNILGDIRAGLAFRIKAKVGTETIELREKELVAMAVARWQKIANLNLLGSLNAPRLAIFSFNVTAGERAIHHNLVVAMLNDLFGIQARGGCSCAGPYGHELLSIDSDTAAAHEALVQKGRSIYRPGWVRLGFNFFFSNESANYVISAVEFIARYAPVLMKLYSVDEHSGVWVAQRPDASAQSEESVTPCLLDTLFTKDASVGTADEATVLDCFARALELVELAKALPLPANRHAEDVPVRWFWWPHEAEQAMQTQAEMMP